DNA from Trichomycterus rosablanca isolate fTriRos1 chromosome 23, fTriRos1.hap1, whole genome shotgun sequence:
CAGCAAAGAACTAATGGTGTTTAAACATTTGTGGTGTTTGAATACTCTgtatacaaacacattacattttcaaaaaaaCTCTTTTTACAGCTCTTTAAGTAAATGTGACAGAGTAACACTCAGATCTGTGGAGTAAAGCTAAATTCAGCTcagtctttttttattgttactcCTTAGTGTTTCTCCTCTATTCCCAGCTAGTCGAGTCAGTCCACATTTGCCCACATTTTGGCTTTCTTTAAACTCACAACACATCCAACCAAAACAACAAACACCTGGTAATTATGAAACTAGTGTTTATATGGATTAGGACTAAGCAGGCCTTCCAGGAAAGCCTTAGGAGCAAACAAAAGAGGACGTGTGATGTATGAAAAACTTTATAATTACTTGGACACAGTATAACTTCATATTCAGTTCATCTGTGTGAAGCAAATGTAACTTAttgtagaaataaaattaagctttttactgtttttggaCCACTGGGGGCTGACCACAAGACTGGGGTCTAATTGAAGAACCAGTGATAGTAAATTACAGTAGGAATGTGTCAATTTCTAAAAGTACTTCATCTGTGCTGTGTTAGCAACTCCAACCATTTAAAACCACAGCTTAAAGTTAAACGATACATTAAACTGTGTTTACCCGACACATTTTCCCCCTTCAGCATCTCAGTTACTTGTGAACTTTGACAAGAAGCTGACAAGGAGAAGTTAAGAAGATACCTGAAAAGTAACACAACCAAGAAGACAAAGCGATGGCACTCCCAGTGTTTAAGTCCATGCTGCAAACAGGCCCATGTTTACAAAGTTAGGTCAGGTTTCCTACTGTAGATCAGTGGATCCTTGTCCAGATCAGTTTCCATATTCCTGTGCCATCTGCAATCCAGCACTGCTGTTATCTAAGAAAGACTGGAGAAGCCAAACTCAAGCCATTCATTATCTAGATACGCATCAGATCACTGCAGATGTGTGGCAAGGTGGGATTCTTTATTCCACATCTGCAATTAGATTAAATGTTTCTACCCAGAGGTACAGATCCACTGTGTACAGTCACAGGAACAGTAGTCATCAGGTCTGGACTTATTCATGTGGGACAGACTGTGAGGTAAGAGTGGGGTGGTAGCGTGATAGATTTAAAGATCACAAATGCATTTTTGACTTTTTAACCAAACGAAGTGCCAGTGCTTTGatctacagggttgccagatttcagcaATGGAAAATCGGACGTAACAGGAGGTGTTTTGGATGCCTTTTATTAATCTGATTTTTTCAACCTTTCAACTGTTCCATGCAATTTGTATCCACAGACAATAGATTGTATAGATGATATTGGGACCTGAAGTTGTTGAAAGTTGAAAtggtttttattttcagtgctTTTTTCAGTAGGTGAGCTGTAGCACGTTATTACTTGTGATGCCACCAGATGGCAGAATATTCGTATCTACCGATAGTCACTGACAGGCTCATGTTTAGTAAAAGTGTCAAAAATTATTCTTAATTCTGCAACGAAAATATGATTAAAAAATTAAGAATataacaagtaaataaaaatagtaaaaaatcaACTTGAATTAAAGCagcatttgcattttgtttCTTCTATAATGATTAGATTGGAAATCCCAGTCATAACATATCTTTCCCCTTAAAAAATAGtcatgtaaaattaaatgtatttattattatgtatttattattattattattattattataacacattaattatattacaaaaaatattttttcctttaaaagatagtctataaaattaaattactgtatttatttgtgtatttattcattattattattattattattattattattattattataacaaattaAGTATATTAGGAAAGATAATTTACCCCTTAAATGATAAGTCATGTAAaatttaattactttatttatttatttattgttgttgttataataataataataataataataataataatataacaacaaaTTCATTATATTAGGACAAATAATCTTTCCCCTTAAAACATAGTCTTGTAAaatcaaattattttattttattattattattattattattattatgtggttattatttattagtagtagtagtagtgttcttattattcttattttcattattatgattatctggttataataataataataatagtaataaaaataataataataataataataataatattattattattattattattatatgtatttttttctgcttCATACACTATGGCCAAACGTTTGTGGACACCTTAAGGTGGATAGGCATATGGAGTTGCTCCAATCCTCTCTCTTTTCCGATttttaagtgtgtctgtgggaatttgtgcccattcaatcaaacaagcatttgtaaggtcatgtACTCACAGTGGACTAGAAGGCCTGCTTATAATCAACATTCTAATTCACCCTCTGCAGGAGGCTTGGGTTGCAGTATTCACGCCCCCCTGAGGTTCATAATGGCATGTCAGGTAGGCATGATACTGTAAAAGACAGGAGTTCCAGGACAAAACCCTATATACTTACCTActctcaccagtttataatttGAACTGGCCAGTTTACCTGCtggtacatgtgtgtgtgtgtgtgtgtgtgtgtgtgtgtgtgtgtgtgtgtgtgtgtgtgtgtgtgtgagagagagagagagagagagagagagagagagagagagagagagagagagagagagagagagaggggaatCTAAAATAGATGGAAGAAATAGACATGGTCGTGGAAAAAAACACAACCAGACAGCAACCAGAGAAGAGACTTGAACCCAGGTCTTGATGACCAGATCTTGGAACTGGCTGCATGTAGgtgtgctctctctctcttatatGAGAATTCTGACCACTGGGTGTGTTATCAGAAATGTGAATGAGGATCCTGAGCTCAGATTAGATTTTCCTGAGAATGAAATCAGTCCAGGATTCATCTCGATTTCAAGTCGTCTgctttttaaagaagaaaatgaTTATCAGGGCAGCAGGTTAAAACTATTTCTGATATGAACAGACTGAGGTGTGGTACTTGGGTATAAAACCTGTACCAGTGGATGGCAGATCGAGTGTGTGCGCATGTATTGCAACGCGGTGGAACCGAATGCGCACCGGTGCCCGCAGTTTGGTCCCTTCATTTGATTTGATTCGCTTGTCCAGACAGACGTGCACGATTGCGGCCAGATGAAGGAATTGATCTGGTATATTTAAGTCGTATTAGGTGTTAGTTAGATCTCTGGATCTCTCAGGTATGAAGTGTGCGGGATGTGACCGCACCAGTAAGACTGCGCTTTTGCACCAgtgctgttttgttgttttatgcTAAGAAGGGCAACACGAAGACGGCCTCATGAGATGACCTGGATCTGTTCCTAAAACCATCATGAAAAACTGGACAAACGGGTCCACGTGTGTGTGCGATGCGCGCACGGTGGAGAACGCGTCAGATTTGGACCTGGACTATCCGGATCACTTGTATCCCGTGCCGGTCCTGACCGGGATCACGGTGACCTGTTCGGTCCTGTTCCTAGTCGGGATTACGGGCAACTTGCTGACCATCCTGGTGGTCAcgaagtacaaagacatgcgGACCACTACTAACTTGTACCTGTCCAGCATGGCACTGTCGGACCTGCTGATCTTCCTGTGCATGCCGCTGGATCTGTACCGCGTGTGGCGCTACCGACCCTGGAACCTCGGCGATCAGCTGTGTAAGCTCTTCCAGTTCGTCAGCGAGAGCTGCACATACTCGGCCGTCCTGAGCATCACCGCGCTCAGCGTGGAGCGTTACGTGGCCGTCTGCTTCCCCCTGCGCGCAAAGGTGCTGGTGACCCGCGGGCGCGTAAAAGCGCTCATCCTGCTGCTCTGGATCATCGCGCTGTGCTGCGCGGGTCCCATTTTCGCCCTGGTCGGGGTCGAGCACGAAAACGGCACCGATCCTGGAGAAACGAACGAGTGCAAAGCGACCGAGCGTGCCATCAGATCCGGGCTGTTGACGGTGATGGTCTGGGTGTCCAGTGTGTTCTTCTTTCTCCCGGTACTGTGTCTGACCGTCCTCTACAGCCTCATCAGCAGGAGACtctggaggaggaagaagaaccCAGTGGGACCCTTGTCCAGCCGGGACAAGAGTAATACACAGACTGTCAAAATGTTGGGTGAGAGCCtttcaattcattcattcattcataacagaaatatCTTGGACATGGTGCCACTGACCCATACATTGTCCAGCCGGGACAAGAGTAATACACAGACTGTCAAAATGTTGGGTGAGAGCCtttgaattcattcattcattcataacagaaatatCTTGGACATGGTGCCACTGACCCATACATTGTCCAGCCGGGACAAGAGTAATACACAGACTGTCAAAATGTTGGGTGAGAGCCtttgaattcattcattcattcataacagaaatatCTTGGACATGAAGCAACTGACCCATACATTGTCCAGCCGGGACAAGAGTAATACACAGACTGTCAAAATGTTGGGTGAGAGCCtttcaattcattcattcattcataacagaaatatCTTGGACATGGTGCCACTGACCCATATATTGTCCAGCCGGGACAAGAGTAATACACAGACTGTCAAAATGTTGGGTGAGAGCCtttgaattcattcattcattcataacagaaatatCTTGGACATGAAGCAACTGACCCATACATTGTCCAGCCGGGACAAGAGTAATACACAGACTGTCAAAATGTTGGGTGAGAGCCtttcaattcattcattca
Protein-coding regions in this window:
- the ghsrb gene encoding growth hormone secretagogue receptor type 1, whose protein sequence is MKNWTNGSTCVCDARTVENASDLDLDYPDHLYPVPVLTGITVTCSVLFLVGITGNLLTILVVTKYKDMRTTTNLYLSSMALSDLLIFLCMPLDLYRVWRYRPWNLGDQLCKLFQFVSESCTYSAVLSITALSVERYVAVCFPLRAKVLVTRGRVKALILLLWIIALCCAGPIFALVGVEHENGTDPGETNECKATERAIRSGLLTVMVWVSSVFFFLPVLCLTVLYSLISRRLWRRKKNPVGPLSSRDKSNTQTVKMLAVVVFAFVLCWLPFHVGRYLFSRSSESNSPLFSQISEYCNLISFVLFYFNAAINPILYNIMSKKYRITACRLFRARRAPERSKSAALNTESSPVWNESVGAT